CTACTATATCATTTGTCACGAGGTAAGGGAGGTGGGAGGGAGCTAACATCATAATCGATTGATAAACTCGAGAACTATGCCGTTATTGTCACGAGGGAATTGAGAGGTGGGAGGGTAAGCTAACATCATAATGATGGTATCGAATGCTAATGTCTCCTGTCACGAAGGTGGTAGGGGAGGTTGGGAGAGAATTAAACATCGTAAAGATGGTTCTCGAACTACTATGTCCGCTTGTCACGAGGGTAGGTGAAGGTTGGAGGAAGCTAACATCATAATGATGGTATCTATAGACGGTAATACTACTTTGCCGCAGTCACGAGGGTAGGGGAGGTGGGGAGGAACTAACATCGTAATGATGGTATCGAACTACTATGCCGCAGTCACGAGGGTAGGGAGGTGGGAGGGGGGGGAACTAACATCGTAATGATGGTATCGAACTACTATGCCGCAGTCACAAGGGTAGGGAGGTGGGGAGGGGAAGCTAACATCATAATGATGGTATCGAACTACTTTGCCGCAGTCACAAGGGTAGGGGAGGTGGGGAGGAACTAACATCGTAATCATGGTATCGAACTACTATGCCGCAGTCACAAGGGTAGGGGAGGTGGGGAGGAACTAACATCATAATGATGGTATTAACTACTATGCCGCAGTCACGAGGGTAGGGGAGGTGGGGAGGAACTAACATCGTAATGAAACTACATGCGCAGTCACGAGGTAGGGTGGAGGACTAACATCATAATGATGTATCGAACTACTATGTCGCTGTCACAAGGGTAGGGGAGGTGGGAGGGGGAAGCTAACATCATAATGATGGTATCGAACTACTATGCCGCAGTCACGAGGGTAGGGGAGGTGGGAGGAACTAACATCGTAATGATGGTATCGAACTACTATCCGCAGTCACGAGGGTAGGGGAGGTGGGGAGGAACTAACATCGTAAGATGGTATCGAACTACTTTGCCGCAGTCACGAGGGTAGGGGAGGTGGGAGGAACTAACATCGTAATGATGGTATAAACTACTATGTCGCTGTCACAGGGTAGGAGGGGAGGGGAGCTAATCTATGGTATTACATTGTGCTGGAACTAACATAGTAATCGAGGTATGAAGTACGACTAAGACTACTATGTCGCTGTCACGAGGGTAGGGGAGGTGGGAGGGGAAGAACTAACATCGTAATGATGGTATCGAACTACTATGCCGCAGTCACAAGGGTAGGTGGGGAGGGGTGGGAGGAAGCTAACATCGTAATGATGGTATCGAACTACTATATGCCGCAGTCACGGAGGGTAGGGGAGGTGGGAGGGAAAGCTAACATCGTAATGATGGTATCGAACTACTATGCCGCAGTCACGAGGGTAGGGGAGGTGGGGAGGAACTAACATCGTAATGATGGTATCGAACTAATGCCGCAGTCACAGGGTAGGGGTGGGGAGGGATGATGGTATCGAACTACTGCCGCATCAGGAGGAAGTGAGGAATGATGGTATCGAACTACTATGCCGCAGTCACAAGGGTAGGGGAGGTGGGGAGGAACTAACATCGTAATGACGGTATCGAACTACTATGTCGCTGTCACGAGGGTAGGGGAGGTGGGAGGGAGAAGCTTACATCATAATGATGGTATTGTACTACTATGCCGCAGTCACAAGGCTAGGGGAGGTGGGGAGGAACTAACATCGTAATGACGGTATCGAACTACTATGTCGCTGTCACGAGGGTAGGGGAGGTGGGAGGGAGAAGCTTACATCATAATGATGGTATTGTACTACTATGCCGCAGTCACAAGGCTAGGGGAGGTGGGGAGGAACTAACATCGTAACGATGGTATTGTACTACTATCCCACAGTCACGAGGGTAGGGGAGGTGGGAGGGAAAGCTAACATCATAATGATGGTATCGAACTACTATGTCGCTGTCACGAGGGTAGGGGAGGTGGGGAGGAACTAACATCGTAATGATGGTATCGAACTACTTTGCTGCATGTCAGATATTCATCGTAGTAAACATGGTAATAGTCATTCCCCACATTGTGTTGACAGgaatttatttatacatatagtatcataGTTATGTATCCATTTTTTTGGCCCAGAATGGCTTTGTGAATAAGCAAATATAATTGTGCAGTAGTAGTACAATAGTATTTAGAAGAAAATACACCATTTCATGTAATGGGCATGTTAACAGTGGGACCTGGTCTGTGACGATGTCTACATGGGGAAGCTGGCCACCACCATCTACTTCTTGGGAGTGATGACAGGTGGTCTAGTGTTCGGACACATCGCCGACATCTTCGGACGGAAATGGACTATGCTAGTATGCCTGTACGCTCCGGTTGCCATAGGAATAGGGATATACTTTGTCACAACATTTGCTGGCTTTGCTGCTTTGAGGTTTTTCCAAGGAGTATTCATTCAGGTAATGTTAAAACTaagaaaagtaaataaaatattattgtttttctgAATGATGTAGAGTTGGTTTCGCTACACGTATCATGATTATGATAACTACTTTCCTATAGGTGAGTGGTGggtaattttataattaattgtttaatattttatttttattattattagcaTGGATATCTTTTACACTTCCAGTACGCATAAtagtccagtaaaaatacgaaaaatagaggcctaatctccaaataattgcaacagaatttgttttctgctttttgaGTTGGAGGATCTTAttattttaccatgaaaaaagtCGCCAAAATAATATGTTCGGAAAGACGTTTTTTCAACAtccgaaaaataagaaaataaaaagaaatcacACTTTTGACAACTTTTAAAGTATaatatctgctatttttgcaagacttgaaatatgaaatcgggtatatcttaagacaaactttaggtaagtacaaataagttgaaatgatacaataatttcagtcaatccaagaaataaagaaggatgaaAACGGTTCAAAAGCTTTGAATTTAGCTTAGCAATACCGgttttgttctttttagatgcaaacatttataaaatcttaccATGAACAATATAAGTTAATGTGTTATGTCTTAAAGGAAtactttttctttgatattaaagcatgatcgataatacattagctagaaaaaaactaaatattaaccCGTCAAGTTGACCGATCGTGCCATTTTGTAGTGTTTTTATACTTAGATTTTTGGCAAAACTCCCATTTTGGTAGTTAATATTtcgaaaaataaaaaagcaaatgcttccaaatatgtgatatccttttctgtatattttgtacttgttattttgatcatttattgtaaaaacggtataaatatgcacatcttatttagtagtaaaaacttcctatcacgttaatttggctgaatatcaaaatacatgtatgtctaagTCCATAAATTTGCAATgcaaatatcttaatttttcgAATATGCTTTATTCGTTTGTCATATAGTTTTGccagtaaataaatcagaactgtgatgattttcagctataaaattgaaattgaacttttaatttattcctttatctcattgaaaattatgtaaccTCCATCCGGTTCCATTatagaaaaaattaaaaactgacctattcaaatatttgatcaaaaagaaacttcaatttcactttataaagaacattccattatggtggtaatatctgccaaaggattttgcaatctgattagtcacaaaatagatattcatattttttacatttaaacttAAGTACTTAGCCAATTAGAGAAGTTTAGTCGAATTGGAACTAAATGAGGATTTGATCGACCTCAcgtcttttatttttgttgatatcTTGATATAGTTGTCCCTTTTAGGTGAGTTTAGACTACATAGAATCtgaattaataactatctaaacacttgagacggtacttactgaataattcttgaataaaaattacatattattcaatttggacttCAAAATATCCTTGGAAAAGGTCAAAAGACCAACTTTGAGCAACCATGTTATCTCAGCCtttaatcaacaagttttatcTAAAAAGATTCCACCAAAATGAGAATCAGtggtattgttgataataacaattttttacCTTAGCAATCcaacaaaagcatatttggctgttacaaggacataattatgcaattttcatgctgtcatactttttccctgtgttgatttcaacttaGATTTTTGGCAATCTGTGCTGTCCTTATAACGTTCTTATCATACAGTAATTTTTTAGTATCTCATGAtaaccatgtaagtttatatttggcaaatatccctatttttctgattttttgggggtcaagaaaaacactttcccaaatttttatttgtggcgacttttttttcttgtataaaacaaagtcagatctgcataaaaaacaaagaaaacattctgttgcaattattttggggtAGCACCCTATCTTTACTTGACTATAATAAAGCGAAGATGGAATGAACATTTCAAACAAATGTATACAGCTTGGTGCTTACTTTTGATTGTAATCGAAATATTCTTTGAGTATACATTGATCATACTATATAGTTAGATTTTTTACGACTAGCACGACTACAAAGTATTTTTTCGATATATTATGAAGCATAAggcattttacatttttaggtAAAGTCAAAACATTGTGTAACATCTCCTTTACCAGGGTCTGCAGACATCTACGGTTGCCTTGGTGATGGAGATAGCAGTCCGGGAGTACCGTGGCCTGGCCATAGCAGTGTTTGAGTGTTACTGGGGCGCTGGGGTATTGATCCTGGGCGGATTGGCTTACTTCATTCAAACCTGGCGATACATTCAACTGGCAATAACACTCCCTCCCATCCTACTGGTGTTCTATATATGGTAAACTTAAcgtaaacagaaatatataacaaacaacaaacacaaaatgAGAAGAAACTTTTTTTGGCACATTGGTTTTGTTATGTTCATTCTATTATTATATGGTATTGAACAGTATCCTTAATTCATAATTAAATCTTCATGTATAAAATCTAACAAGGGTACAACACCAATGAAACATACTGTCTTAACTGGTGATATGTAGTATCACTCTGAAAAAATGACCCATATGACATGTTGTAAATGAATAGTGCTTTACTGcactttatatgtatatatattagttCCCTAAGGATTTCGAATACATTGGTTTGGGTGGAATTACATGAATCAGGACTCTCACGAAATATGTAACAAACGCTAATATTCACATTTACCAGCTGGGTCCCAGAATCACTTAGATGGCTGGTGATGAAAGGACGATTCGACGAGGCTGAACATGTGGTGAAGAGAATCGCAAAGTTCAACAAATTACCTTACCCGGCAGATATAATGGCTGCTATCAGGAAGGAAGGAGTACCTTTCCAGGATAAGACAAGAAAACAGTACACCGCCCTGGACCTGATGAAGACCTCGGTCACCAGAAATAGGACATTCCTGCTGCTGTTCCTTTGGTAAGAACCTCAGTGGTTCTGACTGATGTCAAATTAACAGCAATTTGAGACAATGTTGTCgttattatgaaattaaaaaaatagtgaaaaaAGTGTATTAATATTGGCGTACCAGAAATTCGGTTATTTGTTCATTCCATTGGATCGATATTACAATGGAGTTGTATATATAGATCTAAACTATGAACACAATACAGTACGCTGTCATAACTGGCATTATTCTACATTATATTTAGGCTGATGAAATAATTCCTGTCTTATACTCCTTCATGTTCTCAATGGTGTATGTATGGAgtgatttgtttatttatatgtttaagAATCTCATGAAAGTCATCTTTTCGCTTCCCTTTCATCGTCATCATGCTCTTGACTGAAATTAAGGCATCGTATAGACTATGATTAAAATTGTTTCCAGTCTTGCATGAATAACTTAGGTAATAGGTATTAGCTGATAATTATAATCTTTAGATGACAAATGTGTATCTCTCATACTAtataatttagtatttttttaaaatttacttgGGTTTTGATTATTTCCTTACTTACTTTAAATGTAGGTTTACCACGTCTATCGGGTACTACGGCCTCACATTACAGATAACAAGTTTGGCCGGCGATAAATATCTCAACTTCTTCATTGGTTCCATGGTAGAGATGGTCAGTTACATCTGTGTTATTTACATCATCAAACCGTAAGTGAACCCATTTACTAATGCCGACGATGCAAGTTAATAGTTATATAGTCATACAGTTACTTATTCCCATATAAAGCAATGGACGGTACGATTTATAGGGGTTAGTAACTGAATTTTCAATGACTTCCTTGTTTTTCCATTCAATAAAggcattttataaatatttatttattatacacGTGTAATATAACATATCTGCATTTCGATTGGTTGATTCCGATGAATAGTACATATTTCTACGCATGGGAAACGACTCTTTGTTTTACTACGAAAATCTGGCGCATTTGTACTTGACGTACTTGACCGAATTATGTTTTTGGAACGGTCAAAATCTCAACTGATCGATTGATTGATCATTTGGCAGAAAGCTCCAAACAGGCAGAAACAAAGGCAAATAGAATCTGTCATTCGTTCCCCTTCACATTAGATTTATGATTCTCGTTTCGGATGTCTCATTTTGTGCTCACCAAAGGCTcgcaagaaatgaaaaattctaAACTCATTCTATAGTTCTCTATAGCGCATAGTTCCTTGATTCGTATGTAGCGCAATTCCTCAACCTTGTGGGTTCTCGCGCGACCAGATGACACAGGTCAACGTTAATGAGATCCACTCTTCCCTGGAAAGCACTGCAGCGAACTTCGAAGTTTTACGGAGAGCTTTCAATATTCTGACCTTTTCCACTCCCTTGAAGGCGCTAGTTGTCGAATTTTTGCTGAATTCTTCATTTACAaatctacatatattgaattatttggCCCTACTATTTATGTGTTGGCGTTCAgcgatcattttgatacctcatttgttcCATTCGGTTgataaatgtcaatgttatatctaatgaaattcgagatggcggacAACTTCATGTTCATGACCAGAAGTTCATCCCAATTTCTGCAATGTTCACATTTAATTTGTGATCATGgtgtcataagggttcagaaaaataatggtttgggtttgtttgtttgttttttggggttttttggggttttttttttgggggggaggggggaagaTGTTTGGTGGGGAGTGGCATGTACATAAACATAATTTCGAATATTTCTCATCACATTTGCTATATTATTAAGAGCTGCTGATTACGTTTAGATTTGGGCGACGGAAGCCATTAGCCTTCTACTTCCTATTAGGCGGATGTTGCTGTATTCTAGCTGGCATCATACCATTCTTTGGATCAGGTACGTTTCTTTCTGTCCATCTTTCTTGCTATCTATTACTTATTGAGTCATTTAGATTCATCCAATAATCCTTATAACtcaatttactacaaatgtcttttcaaaattacaaagtAAATGCGGGACTCTCTTTTTTCTTTGAAGTCACTACGTCGTTGTATTATTAGTCAATCAGAATGGACGTGATATGTTTCCTGTAAGAGCCGATAAAGTTTTTTGAAGTCCATGAAATACTCGATAAAAGGAAGattaaattatatgtttattaataaaacattcaaaattcaTCATTTTGTAAAAAGTAGATTTTACTGAAAGGTTAGCAGTTTCCCAAGTATTTGtctaaatatgtttaaattactTTTAAAGGCCAACTTTACTCTGTTTTTGTTGTAATCCAGGTGATGATATTGCCAAAGCCTCCACCAGTTTTGCCATTATTGGTCGGTTCGGTATGGCCGGAGTGTTCAGTGTTATATTATTGTACACCTCAGAGCTTTACCCGACAGTCATTAGGTAAGCTCATGGACCAGGTTAATCTCAACTCGTGACGCTGTTCATGTGGTCCATTTGTGATAAGCTCTTACTAGTAACTTATGTCATGAAGGATTTTATTTTGCTATCAAACGTATTTAGGATTCTATCAGGCGGGGTAATATCAGTGTCCCTGAATGCTCTAGTATAATATATCACTGTCATTGAAGAATTAGGTTGCAGTATGTTACACCTTCAACCATACTCCCACCTGGTCATGTTCCTCTAGACACTCAAGATATCATATAATCTAGAAATATGACGCATTATTTGATCTTTATTGCTATTTAAGTTTTGTCTCgcatatcacatacatgtacttatgacACTGCCAGCTGTTATTAATTAATCGAGATCCCGAGTATTTATCCTGCTGAAGATAGCTATTACAGCAATTGTTCGGTACATGGATTATATTTATTTCGTCATACCGAACGGCCTATTATTGCTTATTTGACATATCCATGAGAATAATTTGATCATTTTCAGGAGTATCGGAATGGGTTGCTGTTTTTTCCTGACCAGGGTAGGAGGCTTACTTGCCCCTCAGATCTTA
The Argopecten irradians isolate NY chromosome 9, Ai_NY, whole genome shotgun sequence DNA segment above includes these coding regions:
- the LOC138332101 gene encoding solute carrier family 22 member 13-like; amino-acid sequence: MNVNMLENGTQLGGLKTKTVALDELLPRLGHPGKFQVITFLLLALNYFFVCFNHVCMAFYGSTPKHQCEDSAIVNGNTTVLGVTHGKCTTSYILGNGQNTTITCKADPKGMWSYTPYSDRETTIIMEWDLVCDDVYMGKLATTIYFLGVMTGGLVFGHIADIFGRKWTMLVCLYAPVAIGIGIYFVTTFAGFAALRFFQGVFIQGLQTSTVALVMEIAVREYRGLAIAVFECYWGAGVLILGGLAYFIQTWRYIQLAITLPPILLVFYICWVPESLRWLVMKGRFDEAEHVVKRIAKFNKLPYPADIMAAIRKEGVPFQDKTRKQYTALDLMKTSVTRNRTFLLLFLWFTTSIGYYGLTLQITSLAGDKYLNFFIGSMVEMVSYICVIYIIKPFGRRKPLAFYFLLGGCCCILAGIIPFFGSGDDIAKASTSFAIIGRFGMAGVFSVILLYTSELYPTVIRSIGMGCCFFLTRVGGLLAPQILLLGDYTHSSVPVIAFGVLAVIGGFCTLILPETLGRKLPDTIEEAVNIRGKKILTNPDNTDNIHGDKDPKGKNQAVNQGFSEDTHM